One Thermoplasma volcanium GSS1 genomic window carries:
- a CDS encoding ATPase encodes MVTTVDALLAIAASISIAGGLIGTGMAQQGIGAAGMGIIAEKPEKFGQVLFFFVIPETLWVIGLALGIILLLHII; translated from the coding sequence ATGGTAACTACTGTTGACGCTCTTTTGGCGATCGCAGCTTCGATTTCAATAGCAGGTGGTTTAATAGGTACAGGTATGGCACAGCAAGGTATTGGAGCAGCTGGTATGGGCATAATTGCAGAAAAGCCTGAAAAATTTGGGCAGGTTCTGTTCTTCTTCGTCATACCAGAAACCTTATGGGTAATTGGTCTTGCCCTTGGTATAATACTGCTTTTGCACATAATCTGA
- a CDS encoding V-type ATP synthase subunit E codes for MSLEQVIKEIEQSQEIKKKEILENTKNILDKMEAEKKAKIDEIRALYQEKMRAESSRITASIIDKANIEARSILRNKIEEILEGYVSAAQEILRNIRNMPEYPALLNKMIEVAKKYLGQDCIIKVDSKDKAVAPSSGITYSNIDPYGGILASSRDGKVELDLRVSSIMEEVLEKIKVKIYTRLEE; via the coding sequence ATGTCTCTCGAACAGGTAATAAAAGAGATCGAGCAGAGCCAAGAAATTAAGAAAAAAGAGATACTTGAAAATACAAAAAATATTCTCGACAAAATGGAAGCTGAAAAAAAGGCAAAAATAGATGAAATTAGGGCCTTATATCAAGAAAAGATGAGAGCTGAATCTTCAAGAATAACTGCTTCCATTATTGATAAAGCGAATATAGAAGCTAGATCGATCCTCAGGAACAAGATAGAGGAGATATTAGAAGGCTATGTCTCAGCTGCACAAGAGATACTAAGGAATATTCGAAATATGCCGGAATACCCGGCTTTACTTAATAAGATGATAGAAGTAGCAAAAAAATATCTTGGGCAGGACTGCATTATAAAGGTGGATTCGAAGGATAAAGCTGTTGCCCCATCCTCTGGGATAACGTATTCAAATATAGATCCTTATGGTGGCATATTGGCCAGTTCCCGTGATGGCAAAGTAGAGTTAGACCTAAGAGTTAGTTCAATAATGGAAGAAGTTCTAGAAAAAATAAAGGTAAAAATATATACTAGGTTAGAGGAATAA
- a CDS encoding V-type ATP synthase subunit C: MDATYVGAYGRLKVYEVDFLKKDFLEHLISLDKPSDFSSVLYASVYKEDYDALTSIYREPDLTEMAINRHLVRMNRIAAFAIPPLAKNALTAYISKWDIENIKTVISSKFLGHGLKETEMFIVSFRDIPMGLIGGVLTNEDYRNMMNLPNVEAIINYLTRYGYGSYMLQFIEDYRKTGDISPMLYSLDRYYYARLLESLKYYNGDEGPVINYIRSDIDRINLNTILKGKKLNISYERFFSGLVDGGNIPINAIHDFYGNSDILSMIDSIKRYYDLEDAKNKYASDGNLYHFDVSMRNIMITKYMGTMSMLPLSLDSIFYFIIRAEIERQNLRTIYEAKLHGAPKESIYDLMINGVV; encoded by the coding sequence ATGGACGCTACTTACGTTGGAGCTTATGGAAGGCTAAAGGTCTACGAGGTAGACTTTTTAAAGAAGGATTTTCTGGAGCATCTCATCTCTCTGGATAAGCCTTCAGACTTTTCATCTGTCCTCTACGCATCGGTTTACAAGGAGGATTATGACGCATTAACATCGATATACAGAGAGCCCGATCTTACTGAGATGGCCATAAACAGACATCTTGTCAGGATGAATAGAATAGCCGCCTTTGCGATTCCGCCACTCGCTAAAAATGCACTGACTGCATATATATCGAAGTGGGATATAGAAAATATAAAGACGGTCATATCTTCTAAGTTCCTTGGTCACGGCCTCAAAGAAACAGAGATGTTTATAGTAAGTTTCAGAGATATTCCTATGGGCTTAATTGGAGGCGTGCTCACAAACGAAGACTACAGAAACATGATGAATCTGCCGAATGTAGAAGCTATAATAAACTACTTGACTAGGTATGGTTACGGTTCCTATATGCTCCAGTTTATTGAAGATTACAGGAAGACTGGGGATATATCGCCCATGCTCTACTCACTTGATCGTTATTATTACGCTAGGCTCCTTGAATCACTCAAGTACTACAACGGAGATGAAGGGCCTGTCATAAACTATATACGATCAGATATAGACCGGATAAACCTGAACACTATATTAAAGGGAAAGAAACTGAATATATCGTATGAGCGTTTTTTCTCAGGCCTTGTGGATGGTGGCAACATACCTATTAACGCAATTCACGATTTTTACGGAAATTCCGACATACTATCGATGATAGATTCCATCAAAAGATACTATGACTTAGAGGATGCAAAGAACAAGTATGCGTCCGATGGCAATCTGTATCATTTCGACGTGTCAATGCGTAATATAATGATAACAAAATATATGGGCACCATGTCTATGCTTCCATTATCCCTGGATAGCATATTCTATTTCATAATCAGAGCTGAGATAGAGAGGCAGAACCTTAGAACCATATATGAAGCAAAGCTGCACGGTGCTCCTAAGGAAAGTATATATGACCTTATGATAAACGGAGTGGTGTGA
- a CDS encoding V-type ATP synthase subunit F: MQSCITVIGERDVVLGFRLLGITNTIVAEGKDLVKKFMEEFENPHCSVIVVSEHLKNMIDKKTLRSIEVSSKPLVVFIPLPGFKEEESIETMAKRILGIDIGSV, translated from the coding sequence TTGCAGAGCTGTATTACAGTAATAGGCGAAAGGGATGTCGTCCTTGGTTTCCGTCTTCTAGGCATTACGAATACTATAGTAGCTGAAGGTAAAGATCTGGTAAAGAAGTTTATGGAAGAGTTCGAGAACCCGCATTGCTCCGTAATTGTCGTTTCAGAACATTTAAAGAACATGATTGATAAAAAGACCTTGAGATCGATAGAGGTCTCTTCAAAGCCTCTTGTTGTATTCATTCCTCTGCCCGGTTTTAAGGAAGAGGAGTCCATAGAAACTATGGCCAAGAGGATCTTAGGTATTGATATAGGAAGTGTATGA
- a CDS encoding V-type ATP synthase subunit A, giving the protein MGKIVRISGPVVVAEDIENAKMYDVVKVGEMGLIGEIIRIEGNRSTIQVYEDTAGIRPDEKVENTMRPLSVELGPGLLKSIYDGIQRPLDVIKETSGDFIARGLNPPPLDRKKEWDFVPAVKKNDIVYPGQVIGTVQETSLITHRIIVPDGVSGKIKSIYEGKRTVEDVVCTISTEHGDVDVNLMTTWPVRKARRVVRKLPPEIPLVTGQRVIDALFPVAKGGTAAVPGPFGSGKCVSGETPVYLADGKTIKIKDLYSSERKKEDNIVEAGSGEEIIHLKDPIQIYSYVDGTIVRSRSRLLYKGKSSYLVRIETIGGRSVSVTPVHKLFVLTEKGIEEVMASNLKVGDMIAAVAESESEARDCGMSEECVMEAEVYTSLEATFDRVKSIAYEKGDFDVYDLSVPEYGRNFIGGEGLLVLHNTVIQHQLAKWSDANIVVYIGCGERGNEMTEILTTFPELKDPVSGQPLMDRTVLIANTSNMPVAAREASIYTGITIAEYYRDMGYDVALMADSTSRWAEALREISGRLEEMPGEEGYPAYLGRRISEFYERSGRARLVSPEDRFGSITVIGAVSPPGGDISEPVSQNTLRVTRVFWALDASLANRRHFPSINWLNSYSLYTEDLRHWYDENVAKDWGSLRSQAMDILQRESELQEVAQLVGYDAMPEKEKSILDVARIIREDFLQQSAFDEIDSYCSLRKQYLMLKAIMELNSYQSMAIDHGVTMDNLSSLPVREKLSRMKIVPEDQVESYYSSIIKEIHKEYTSFIGEKNAEANI; this is encoded by the coding sequence ATGGGCAAAATTGTAAGGATTTCAGGTCCTGTCGTTGTTGCCGAGGATATTGAAAACGCTAAGATGTACGATGTCGTTAAGGTAGGGGAAATGGGCCTTATAGGCGAAATAATAAGAATAGAAGGCAATAGATCTACGATACAAGTGTACGAAGATACAGCCGGGATAAGGCCAGATGAAAAGGTTGAAAATACTATGAGACCCCTCTCTGTTGAGCTTGGGCCAGGCCTCCTTAAGTCCATATACGACGGAATTCAAAGACCATTAGACGTGATAAAGGAAACTTCAGGAGATTTTATAGCTAGAGGCCTTAATCCTCCGCCCCTTGACAGAAAGAAGGAGTGGGATTTTGTTCCAGCTGTTAAAAAGAACGACATTGTTTATCCAGGGCAGGTAATTGGAACTGTACAGGAAACTTCCCTTATTACGCATAGAATAATCGTCCCGGATGGCGTTAGCGGGAAGATCAAGTCTATATACGAAGGAAAGCGGACAGTAGAGGATGTTGTTTGTACTATTTCCACAGAACATGGGGACGTTGATGTAAATCTTATGACAACGTGGCCAGTGAGAAAGGCAAGGCGTGTTGTAAGGAAACTGCCGCCTGAGATACCACTAGTAACGGGTCAGCGTGTAATAGATGCGCTCTTCCCTGTGGCAAAAGGTGGTACAGCAGCAGTTCCAGGGCCTTTTGGAAGCGGAAAGTGCGTATCAGGTGAAACACCAGTTTACCTTGCGGATGGCAAGACAATAAAAATAAAGGATCTATACAGTTCTGAGAGAAAAAAAGAAGATAACATTGTTGAGGCTGGTTCGGGAGAAGAGATAATACATCTAAAAGATCCCATTCAAATATATTCTTATGTGGACGGGACCATAGTCAGGAGCAGATCAAGACTTCTATACAAGGGCAAGAGCTCTTATCTTGTGAGGATAGAAACTATTGGCGGAAGATCGGTAAGCGTTACACCAGTTCACAAACTCTTTGTCCTTACGGAAAAGGGTATCGAAGAGGTTATGGCCTCCAACCTAAAGGTAGGCGACATGATTGCTGCTGTAGCAGAAAGCGAATCTGAAGCAAGAGACTGCGGAATGAGCGAGGAATGCGTGATGGAAGCAGAAGTTTATACGTCACTTGAAGCGACATTCGATAGAGTAAAGTCTATAGCGTACGAGAAGGGTGATTTTGATGTATACGATCTTTCCGTACCAGAATACGGCAGGAACTTTATAGGCGGAGAAGGACTTCTCGTACTTCACAACACGGTTATACAGCACCAGCTCGCGAAATGGAGCGATGCGAACATAGTTGTTTATATAGGCTGCGGTGAACGTGGTAATGAGATGACAGAAATCCTTACAACGTTCCCTGAGCTCAAAGATCCTGTAAGTGGACAGCCGCTTATGGATCGTACCGTACTAATAGCTAACACATCTAACATGCCTGTTGCGGCAAGAGAGGCTAGCATATACACAGGAATAACAATTGCAGAATATTACAGGGATATGGGTTATGACGTAGCACTTATGGCTGATAGTACCTCCAGATGGGCTGAAGCCCTGAGGGAAATATCAGGCAGGCTTGAAGAGATGCCTGGAGAAGAAGGATATCCTGCCTATCTCGGCAGAAGGATTTCAGAATTCTACGAAAGATCAGGGAGAGCAAGACTAGTGTCCCCTGAAGACAGGTTTGGGTCAATAACTGTCATCGGGGCTGTTTCACCACCCGGAGGAGATATATCAGAACCTGTATCTCAGAATACGCTAAGAGTAACAAGGGTGTTCTGGGCGCTGGATGCATCTCTCGCCAACAGGAGGCATTTCCCCTCGATAAACTGGCTCAATAGCTACTCTCTATACACCGAAGATCTAAGGCATTGGTACGATGAAAATGTTGCTAAGGATTGGGGATCGCTTAGATCGCAGGCCATGGATATACTCCAAAGGGAAAGCGAGCTTCAGGAAGTAGCACAGCTTGTCGGATACGATGCTATGCCAGAGAAGGAGAAATCCATACTTGATGTTGCCAGGATAATAAGAGAGGATTTCCTACAGCAGAGTGCTTTCGATGAGATAGATTCCTATTGTTCTTTGAGGAAACAGTATCTTATGCTCAAAGCAATAATGGAACTTAACTCATACCAGTCTATGGCTATCGACCATGGCGTGACTATGGATAACCTCTCCTCGCTACCTGTAAGGGAGAAGCTTTCAAGGATGAAGATAGTCCCAGAAGACCAAGTAGAGAGTTATTACTCTAGCATAATAAAAGAAATCCATAAAGAGTATACTTCGTTTATTGGTGAGAAAAATGCCGAAGCTAACATATAA